CCGCTGCCGATGGTGTGGGCCACGGCCGTGCCCAGAAACGCCCCGCCCAGGTTCAGGGAGGCGGCCATGACCACCGCCACCTGGGGCGAGAGCACCTTGGTGGAGACGATGGTGGCGATGGCGTTGGCGCTGTCGTGGGCCCCGTTGGTGAAGTCGAAGATCAGCGCGATGACCACCACGGCGATGAGCAGGAAAGGGATATCAAGCATTTTTTAGCATGACTCCTTCCAAAATGTCTCCCAGGGTGTCCACCCGGTCCACGGCGCTTTCGATGCGGTCGTAGATATGGCTCCATTTGACGATCTCCAGGATCGTGCCGTAGTCCTTGACCTCACAGTCGTACAGTTCGCCGATGCCCACCAAGAGCAGGGTCTCGCTTTCATATTTGAGCCAGCGAATGCGTTCCATGCTCGTCTCGCCCGTTTTGTTGCAGGCCAGGCACGCCAGCATCTTGCCCGATTCCTCCACCATGCCACGGATGTTCTGGGCCAGCTTTTTGGCCGGATAGCGCATACGCGACGGTTCGTAGACCTCCATGCGGGTGGA
Above is a genomic segment from Desulfolutivibrio sulfodismutans DSM 3696 containing:
- a CDS encoding DUF47 domain-containing protein, which encodes MGFSFFPRTVKFFRLFEEQNRKLQRAAGHLCTLFEDGADTEEVCKQVNIIESEGNVISRNIARELSLTFITPLDREDIHDINVSQEDILNAIKAVSTRMEVYEPSRMRYPAKKLAQNIRGMVEESGKMLACLACNKTGETSMERIRWLKYESETLLLVGIGELYDCEVKDYGTILEIVKWSHIYDRIESAVDRVDTLGDILEGVMLKNA